The window AAGACGCCGTAGCCGAAGCCCTGGGCGGTGATCGTGCCGTCCGCGACCTTCACGCCCCGCGCCTCCAGGGCGGTGTGGACGGCGGGCTCGTACGGGCAACTCGCCATGTACCGCTGCGGGTTGACGACCACCAGGTATCGGCCGCCCCGGACGTACACGAACGGGTACCCCGGGTGCAGCACCTCCACCGACCCGCCGGAGCCCAGCTCGGGGGTGCGCCCGCGCAGGGCGATCAGACGGCGTACGAGATGGAGGAGCGAGGTGTCGTCGGCGCGCTGGGCGGCGACGTCAGGGCGGTCGGGGGAGGGGTCGAGGGGGAGGTAGAGGCGGTCGGCTGGGGCGGTGGAGAACCCCGCGTTCGGGGTGCCGTCCCACTGCATGGGGGTCCGGGAGCCCGCCCGGTTGTAGCGGGGGCCGAGGACGCTGCCCTCCTTGTCCGGCAGGCCCGGGACGTAGCGCATGCCGATCTCGTCGCCGTAGTAGATCGCCGGGAGCGTCGGCCAGGTGAGCTGGAAGGTGAAGGCGGCGGGGAGCTGTTCGGCTTTGCGGGGGCCGCAGTTGAGGCGGGAGAAGTCGTGGTTGGCGGTCGGCAGGGAGATCGAGCCCGCGCCGCCGACCGCCGCGGACGCCTGCTGCCAGGCCTCGACGAAGGGGCGCGGCGAGCCGTGACCGCTCGCGTCGAAGAAGCAGTCCAGCGGGTCCCAGTTCTCGTGGACCGTGCCTTCGCCGTTGTTCCACAGCGAGCGCAGGGCGAGGCCGTCGGTGGGGCCGCCGAAGTGGAGGAAGAAATCGGCGTGGAAGCCGGCCGGGACCGACACCTCCGGCTCGCCCCACTCCGCGAGCAGCACGGCGTCCGGGTGGGCGGCGTCCAGCCAGTGGCGCAGCTCCGTCCAGAGGCGACAGGTCTCGGCCCTGTCCGGGTCGTCCTTGACGAGTGAGGCGGCCATGTCGACCCGGAAGCCGGCCAGGCCGAGGCTCAGCCAGTGGTCCATGATCGTGCGGAGGGCGTCGCGGTTGGCGCGCGGGCCGTCGGCGTCGACCGGCAGCCGCCACGGCTCGGCCGGGTTCGGGCGCGCGTAACCGAAGTTGAGGGCGG is drawn from Streptomyces bottropensis ATCC 25435 and contains these coding sequences:
- a CDS encoding alpha-amylase family glycosyl hydrolase — protein: MTSFRPAPTWLADAVFYQIYPQSFADSNGDGIGDFAGITAHLDHLSWLGVDTLWLNPCFVSPFHDAGYDVADYLNVAPRYGSNDDLAQLVGEAGRRGIRILLDLVAGHTSVDHPWFRASADDPDDHRYIWTSEGRPEGFVPSPGSRPGAYLPNFFDSQPALNFGYARPNPAEPWRLPVDADGPRANRDALRTIMDHWLSLGLAGFRVDMAASLVKDDPDRAETCRLWTELRHWLDAAHPDAVLLAEWGEPEVSVPAGFHADFFLHFGGPTDGLALRSLWNNGEGTVHENWDPLDCFFDASGHGSPRPFVEAWQQASAAVGGAGSISLPTANHDFSRLNCGPRKAEQLPAAFTFQLTWPTLPAIYYGDEIGMRYVPGLPDKEGSVLGPRYNRAGSRTPMQWDGTPNAGFSTAPADRLYLPLDPSPDRPDVAAQRADDTSLLHLVRRLIALRGRTPELGSGGSVEVLHPGYPFVYVRGGRYLVVVNPQRYMASCPYEPAVHTALEARGVKVADGTITAQGFGYGVFDLR